In Alkalihalobacillus sp. AL-G, the genomic stretch GACGGGAAAGGATCTCGAAAAAGTAGAGGTGATCAATCCGGCCACTGGTGAGCTAGTCGGAACAGTGCCGAAAGCTGGGAAAAAGGAAACACGTAATGCAATCGAGGCTGCGAACGAAGCTTTCAAAACATGGTCGAAAACAACCGCATATGAGCGAGCAGAATATCTCGAAAAGTTTTACGAATTAGTGATCAAACATGAAGATGAACTAGCGGAAATCATGACGCTTGAAATGGGAAAACCACTTAAAGAATCAAAAGGTGAAGCTCAGTATGCGGCGTCATTCCTGAAATGGTTTGCTGAAGAAGGAAAACGTATATATGGGCGAACGATTCCTCCATCCAAGCACAACAAAAGGATGCAGGTCAATAAACAACCAGTTGGTGTTGTCGGTGCCATTACACCATGGAACTTTCCTGCTGCGATGATCACCCGGAAACTGGCTCCTGCTTTGGCAGCCGGGTGTACAATTGTTATCAAACCACCAAATGAAACGCCATTGACGGCAGTTCGACTTATAGAATTATGTGAGGAAGCGGGTATTCCTAAAGGTGTTGTAAATCTTGTAACAGGGAAGTCATCTGAAATCGGAGAAGAAATCATGTCGAATCCTAGAGTGAAGAAGCTTACGTTCACTGGATCGACAGAGGTCGGTAAAATCTTGATGAAGCAAGCAGCTGAAAATGTTATGAAAATATCACTTGAGCTTGGCGGACATGCACCGATCGTCGTTTTGGATGATGCTGATATCGACTTAGCTGCTCAACAAACGGTCGCATCCAAATTCCGTAATGGAGGCCAAACGTGTATTAGCGGCAACAGGGTCTATGTTCAGGAAAAAGTCTACGATGCATTTATTGAAAAAGTAGTCGCTGCAGCAGAAAAGTTAAGAATCGGTAATGGTATGGAAGAAGGTGTCGATGTCGGCCCTTTAATCAATAAAGACGGTTATGAAAAAGTTGAAAAGCATGTTAAAAATGCCGTCAAACGAGGTGCAAAATGTGTGCTGGGTGGAAAAGGAAAAGAAGGGGAAAATGGAACCTACTATTACCATCCTACTGTTCTTATCGATGTTAAGCCCGATATGTTGATTATGAATGAAGAAACATTCGGACCTATAGTTCCAATCCAAAAGGTATCGACGGATGAGGAAACAATCAATTATGCAAACTCGACACCATTCGGACTAGCAGCATATGTGTTCAGTGAAAATTATAGCCGAGGACTTCGAGTTGCTGAAGCATTGGATTACGGAATCGTCGGTTGGAACGATGGATTACCTTCCGCTGCACAAGCACCGTTCGGCGGTATGAAGCAAAGCGGTATGGGACGTGAAGGTGGAAAGGAAGGCATCGAAGAATATCTCGAAACAAAGTATATTTCAATTGGATTGAAAGAATAAGCTCTAAAATACAACAGGACTGAAGGAGGCTAATCCCATTTTTTCTCAGGAAAAGCCTCTTTTTAATATGGTCTTTAAAATCAGGCTGGTTTTTTAAGCGCTGAGTAAGTGGGCGCTTTTTCTTTATGGAGAAGAGGGCTTGCGACAAGTAATAAAGCTATCGGAATCACAGCAAAGACCCCGACTGATACGAATTCATCTGCATTGGACAAAACATAAAGGGCACCGTTCGCACAAATAAAACCTGTTAAACAATCTAATCGTACATCTTGCTTCCTTTTTACGATGGCTTGAAGCAGTAAAAAGCAAGATAAAACTGGAGCCATGAGTATAAGAAACAGTGGGAGCATCTCGTGGAAGGAAACGGTAACAACACCGAGTTCTGTTAATTGCTGAGCAAGTTCACTTGTTTTAAATGGAAGCATGTATCCCGAAATCGTTACATTTGAAATGAAAAAAGGAACGTTGATCCATGGTAGGGCAAAACAAATGAGTAAGCCTGTGTGGAATAAAATCGATTTATTTTTCATGGTAGACCTCCGTTGAAGTTTTACTGACGACTCTACCATAGGCTTATTCAATTTAGGACAAATTCAGAACCGAAATACAAAATTGAAGGCCTGACAACCTCCTACATGACATTTTACAAAAACATGTCATGTAAATGGAGGAGTCAGACCTTATAAGATCCAATATTCGGAATTTTATCGAAAAAATTCGGTGTTCGTATTCAACTATTAAGCACTCAACACTTCTTTAATGCGTTCGATCGCCCAATCAAGGTCCTCTTTATCGATAATGAGTGGTGGTGCAAAACGAATCACTGTAGCATGCGTTTCTTTACATAATAATCCCATTTCCTTAAGCTTTTCGCAATACGGTCGTGCGGCTTCATCGAGCTCAACACCGATAAACAGACCGCGTCCACGAACTTCTCGAATTTTCGGATTGTTGATTTTCTTCAATTCATCCTGAAAATAATTCCCAAGCTCCAACGAACGCTCCACAAGCTTTTCGTCTTCTAACACTTCAAGGGAAGCGACGGAGACCGCACAAGCTAGAGGATTTCCTCCGAACGTTGAACCGTGAGAACCTGGTTCAAAAACGCCAAGAACTTCTTTATTGGCTGCAACACAGGAAATCGGGAATACGCCTCCACCGAGAGCCTTACCAAGAATGTACATATCCGGTTCGACGTTCTCCCAGTCACATGCAAATAGCTTTCCAGATCGACCAAGGCCTGATTGAATTTCATCAGCGACCATCAGTACATTTTCAGAAGAACACAATTCACGAGCTTCCTTCAAGAAACCGTCCGAAGGAATATTGATCCCTGCCTCACCTTGAATAGGTTCAAATAAGAATGCTGCTGTATTTTCATTAATTGCATTACGCAATGCATCGATATCGCCATAAGGTATAAGTTTAATTCCTGGAAGCATTGGTCCGAAGCCACGCTTGTATTCTGCTTCTGATGAAAGGGATACTGCTGTCATCGTTCTACCGTGGAAGTTTCCTTCACATGCAATGATTTCAGCCTGATTTTCGGTTACTCCTTTTACATCGTAAGCCCAGCGTCGTGCCGTTTTGACAGCAGTTTCAACTGCCTCCGCACCAGTATTCATAGGTAGTACCATGTCTTTGTTCGTAACTTGAGCAACCTTTTCATAAAATGGTGCTAACTGATCGTTGTGAAAAGCTCTCGACGTCAATGTCACACGGTCCGCTTGATCCTTGAGTGCTTGTATGATCTTCGGATGACGATGTCCCTGGTTGACCGCGGAATAAGCACTTAGCATATCCATGTACTTATTGCCTTCTGGGTCTTTAACCCAAACACCTTCCGCCTCGGAAATTACGATTGGGAGTGGGTGATAGTTTCTCGCTCCATATTGATCCGTTTTAGAAATGATCTGTTCCGTCTGATTCTTGTCCGTTACTCTGTTTTCGCTCATTTGTCACGCTCCATTCTGTTCAAAGTGGTTACATATCCCATTATAAATGAAAACGCTCTATCAAAACACCCCATACAGCAATTGATTTCCCATTCTAAAAAGGTTCATGGTAGAATGGGAATGATTGATTATAAGGAGGGCAAGTACTATGTCAGGAATGATTCATGCACACGTCTCCTCATGGGCGGTTGCGCTGATACTCTTTTTTGTAAGTTACTTTTTGCTTCGCGCTGGCAAAGCTAAAGGGCAAAAAATCACACACATGATTTTACGATTATTTTTTGTACTGATTGTTGTAACGGGTGGAATGATGCTCGTTAATTATCTGCAAGTAGGAATCGTCGAAGTATCCCTATTTATTAAGGCTTTACTAGGCATTTGGGTGATCGGTGCTATGGAAATGACGTTGGTTCGCAGGAAAAAAGGAGCTTCCACGACCGGGCCATGGATCCAGTTTGTGATTGCACTCATTCTCGTATTCATCTTTGGATATATGATTTTAGGATAATTAATAATAGACAAAAAGTTTTATATTTAAAAAGAGTGACCCACTTAGGGAGAAAAAATCTTCCGCTTGTGAGTCACTTTTTTATATTGTATGTATACAATCAATCAGTATCCTCGTTGTTACTCCAATCCTCTGCAAGTATCCTCATAATCGCATTTTCAATCGTATGCTCGGTCGGCTCTTTTGTATAGTATTCATCAATTTCATTTATGAACTCGGAAGGACTCTTTGAAACTGAAATGTCCCTTGTTTTCATAGCACTTAGAATATGTGCGGTAAACTCCAGTTTTTGCCGGTCTGAGAGCACAGCCCATTCGATCCCTGTTTGTTGGAGAAGCTCTTCAGGGTTTAATGGATCATAAGGTGATGGTGGAATTTCGGTTGTTGATTCCTGTTCGGATAACTTAGGTTCACCAATGAAAAAATCTGTAAAGCCTGGGCTGATTAAGATATAGGAAATCCCTGTTAAGACTGTTAATGTAAATAAACCGAATAGTATATTCTTCACCTGCATCATGCCTTTTACTTTTAGTTGATTACATCCAAAAACAGTATATCATTTCAATTATTAAAAAAAGACTCCATTTTTTATGCGGTTTTTGAAAAGTTCCAATAAGTAGGTTAATCAGACTACTAATTTGAAATAAAATGGATATTGATAGAGTAAAATAGTTATATTTTCACCCCGATATTGAATGGAATCATCGGTAACAAATGCCGATAAAAATGGTAGATAGAAATAGATAAGTAAGATTTTAGCAATTTACCAAAAGGATTTTCACCAAGGTCGTTCGGAAGGGTGTTTAAATGCGTACATACAGCACGAAGTATCGGAATAAAAGACAATTACAATTATTTATTGAAAAATATGAACTGCTGTCTGTCAGAAATCTCTTTATTCAAGTTTTTACAATGGAAAGTCGTGCAAGGATTTCCCGCCTTCTTACTTTTCTAAACAGTGAACTTCCGAATGCGTCATTGATCGGTTCGACCGTTGATGCTTCGATCTGTGATGAGCTTATCGCTGATGGAACGGTTCTTTCATTCACTGTTTTTGAAAAGTCTTATGTGACCGGAACAGCGGTGAGAGCCGAACATTCCCAATCAAGCTATGAAATGGGCACGAAATTAGCTGACCAGCTTGTTCACACCGATACAAAAGTAATCGTTTTGTTTGGTGACAGTCACAGTCTTGATAGCAAAGGGCTACTAACGGCTTTAGAAAATAGATGCCCGCATGTACTTATCACAGGCGGCAACAACATCGGAACGTCTAAGAATCGAAAGGGATTCCTGATTTCCAACGATGGGGTGATGGAATCCGGAGTTGTTGCTGTAAGTCTGAACGGCAGCGAACTAAGGGCCTCACTTCAGAAGAGTTCAGAATGGAATGCTGCAGGAAGGGCTTTTACTGTAACTGATGCTAATGATAAACGTATTTCAAAGCTCGAAAATAAACCAGTTCGTGACATTTACGACCAGTATCTCGGAAAAGAATTAACAACAAATCTCGTTGGCTCAAACTCTCCATTTCCATTAATGGTTAAAAAAGACGATGAATTAAAGCCGATAATGGTTGAGCAATTTTATCCTGATGGTTCAATTGCTCTCCTTGAGCCAATTAAACAAGGTGAAACGGTATATATTGGATATGGAGATGCAGGGATATTTTTGAATTCTGTACAATTCATCTTAGATCGTTTAAAAGAGGTTCCTGCTGAATCGGTTTATATGTATTCATGTTTAACGAGACGTAGGTTTTTCAAAAAAGGAATCGATGTTGAAATTAATACACTCAGGCAACTGCTTCCAACAGTAGGTGCATTTACTGCAGGAGAATATTATCATGAGAATGGGAAAAATGAACTTCTATCGTATGCGCTGACGTTTTTGACTCTTGCAGAAAAGGATGTATTTATTGAGGATTCCACATTTGAAAGTATAGAAGCAACTGATTTTCAAGACTTACTTGCTCTATCACAGTTGATTAAAGCATCAACAGAAGAGTTGGAGGCATTGAACAAATCGCTTAAAGAATCCGAACAGCGTTACAAATCTTTGTTTGATCATAACCCAGATGTCGTCTATGCAATGGATATGCAAGGAAACATTACAAGTGTAAACGAAACGCTGAAAAAAGTGCTTGGTTATGAGGTCAATCAGGTCGTCGGTCAAAGTGCTTTGTCCTTTTTGATCCCTGAAGAAAGGAATCGAGTCGCACACTTTTTTGGAAAAGCATTACAGAATCAACCACAGCATTTCACAACATTTGTTCGACATAAAAATGGACAAAGGGTTCTCTTTGACATCGCTAACATCCCGATTAAAGTGAATGAACAGGTAGTAGGGGTATTTGGTATCGCAAAGGATTTGGCTGAACAGGTTCAAGCGGAAAAGAAAATAGCTCAACTAGCTTATCATGATAGCTTGACAGGGTTGCCAAACAGACTTTTCTTCCACGATCGTTTAAATGAATCGATCCAACGCGCTGAGGAAACTGGTGAAGAACTGGCTGTATTGTTCGTCGACCTTGATGAATTTAAAATGATTAATGATAGTCTAGGACATCAATCTGGTGACAAGATATTGAAGCATATTGCAAAAAATCTAAGTAATATTACCCGTGATGAGCTATTTTTGGCTCGGTTTGGAGCAGATGAATTTTTAATTTTAGTACCGCGTGTTCGAACGATGGACGTTATCAATCAGCTCTCGCAAAATGTGTTAAGTATATTGAAAAAGCCTGTCGTCCTAAATAAGAAGGATTATGTCGTGTCAGGGAGTATTGGAATTAGTTTTTATCCGAAAGATGCTCGAAATGACGAGCAGCTTTTAAAAAATGCGAATATAGCGATGCACCGGGCAAAGCTGTCAGGAAGAAATAGTATTCAATATTTTACATCAGATATGAATGATACAATCGTTGAACGCCTTGAGCTTGAAAATCACCTAAGGAAAGCGATGCCGATGAACGAGCTTGAGGTTTATTATCAGCCTCAAATCAATTTATCGGATGGGAATGTTTTTGCATGTGAGGCGTTACTTCGTTGGAACCATACGAAAAGAGGAATGATTCCTCCGAACCAATTTATACCGATTGCTGAGGATGCTGGGTTAATAAACGAGATTGGTAAATGGGTACTTGAAAAGGCATGCCGACAAGCAAAGAAATGGCATGACCAAGGAATGAAGCATCTATCAATAAGTGTGAATGTATCCGGGAAGCAGTTTCAAAGGCTTGATTTCATAACAGAGGTCAAAGAAGCATTGGTGGTATCCGGGTTATGTGCATCCGCACTGCATATTGAAATAACAGAGAGTATCATGCTTGAGAATGTACCACATAGTGTGAAGGTTATCGATGAATTGCGAAATCACGGTGTGAAAATATCGGTTGATGATTTTGGAACAGGGTATTCTTCCTTAAGTTATTTAAAGGATTTTCCAATTGATATTTTAAAAATAGATCAAACATTCATTCGAAACCTCGAAGAAAAGAGTTCGGATGCTGCAATTGTAAAAGCAATTATCACGATGTGTGAGGGATTAGGGATTACAGTTTTGGCAGAGGGAGTAGAAACCGAACAGCAACTGAAAACATTAAAAAAATTCGGTTGTAAACAAATCCAGGGTTACTATATCAGTAAGCCCGTCATTCCCGCTAAAATCAATCAATTTCTGTTGAATGAGAACGTGATGTGATATTCGAGTTACACGCCAAAATCGTAAGTTACACGAGAAAATCGATGGTTTATAAAAGTATGTGTAGGGCCTTTTT encodes the following:
- a CDS encoding NAD-dependent succinate-semialdehyde dehydrogenase; this encodes MEKGIYVNGEWTGKDLEKVEVINPATGELVGTVPKAGKKETRNAIEAANEAFKTWSKTTAYERAEYLEKFYELVIKHEDELAEIMTLEMGKPLKESKGEAQYAASFLKWFAEEGKRIYGRTIPPSKHNKRMQVNKQPVGVVGAITPWNFPAAMITRKLAPALAAGCTIVIKPPNETPLTAVRLIELCEEAGIPKGVVNLVTGKSSEIGEEIMSNPRVKKLTFTGSTEVGKILMKQAAENVMKISLELGGHAPIVVLDDADIDLAAQQTVASKFRNGGQTCISGNRVYVQEKVYDAFIEKVVAAAEKLRIGNGMEEGVDVGPLINKDGYEKVEKHVKNAVKRGAKCVLGGKGKEGENGTYYYHPTVLIDVKPDMLIMNEETFGPIVPIQKVSTDEETINYANSTPFGLAAYVFSENYSRGLRVAEALDYGIVGWNDGLPSAAQAPFGGMKQSGMGREGGKEGIEEYLETKYISIGLKE
- a CDS encoding EAL domain-containing protein, whose protein sequence is MRTYSTKYRNKRQLQLFIEKYELLSVRNLFIQVFTMESRARISRLLTFLNSELPNASLIGSTVDASICDELIADGTVLSFTVFEKSYVTGTAVRAEHSQSSYEMGTKLADQLVHTDTKVIVLFGDSHSLDSKGLLTALENRCPHVLITGGNNIGTSKNRKGFLISNDGVMESGVVAVSLNGSELRASLQKSSEWNAAGRAFTVTDANDKRISKLENKPVRDIYDQYLGKELTTNLVGSNSPFPLMVKKDDELKPIMVEQFYPDGSIALLEPIKQGETVYIGYGDAGIFLNSVQFILDRLKEVPAESVYMYSCLTRRRFFKKGIDVEINTLRQLLPTVGAFTAGEYYHENGKNELLSYALTFLTLAEKDVFIEDSTFESIEATDFQDLLALSQLIKASTEELEALNKSLKESEQRYKSLFDHNPDVVYAMDMQGNITSVNETLKKVLGYEVNQVVGQSALSFLIPEERNRVAHFFGKALQNQPQHFTTFVRHKNGQRVLFDIANIPIKVNEQVVGVFGIAKDLAEQVQAEKKIAQLAYHDSLTGLPNRLFFHDRLNESIQRAEETGEELAVLFVDLDEFKMINDSLGHQSGDKILKHIAKNLSNITRDELFLARFGADEFLILVPRVRTMDVINQLSQNVLSILKKPVVLNKKDYVVSGSIGISFYPKDARNDEQLLKNANIAMHRAKLSGRNSIQYFTSDMNDTIVERLELENHLRKAMPMNELEVYYQPQINLSDGNVFACEALLRWNHTKRGMIPPNQFIPIAEDAGLINEIGKWVLEKACRQAKKWHDQGMKHLSISVNVSGKQFQRLDFITEVKEALVVSGLCASALHIEITESIMLENVPHSVKVIDELRNHGVKISVDDFGTGYSSLSYLKDFPIDILKIDQTFIRNLEEKSSDAAIVKAIITMCEGLGITVLAEGVETEQQLKTLKKFGCKQIQGYYISKPVIPAKINQFLLNENVM
- a CDS encoding YisL family protein yields the protein MSGMIHAHVSSWAVALILFFVSYFLLRAGKAKGQKITHMILRLFFVLIVVTGGMMLVNYLQVGIVEVSLFIKALLGIWVIGAMEMTLVRRKKGASTTGPWIQFVIALILVFIFGYMILG
- a CDS encoding ornithine--oxo-acid transaminase, whose translation is MSENRVTDKNQTEQIISKTDQYGARNYHPLPIVISEAEGVWVKDPEGNKYMDMLSAYSAVNQGHRHPKIIQALKDQADRVTLTSRAFHNDQLAPFYEKVAQVTNKDMVLPMNTGAEAVETAVKTARRWAYDVKGVTENQAEIIACEGNFHGRTMTAVSLSSEAEYKRGFGPMLPGIKLIPYGDIDALRNAINENTAAFLFEPIQGEAGINIPSDGFLKEARELCSSENVLMVADEIQSGLGRSGKLFACDWENVEPDMYILGKALGGGVFPISCVAANKEVLGVFEPGSHGSTFGGNPLACAVSVASLEVLEDEKLVERSLELGNYFQDELKKINNPKIREVRGRGLFIGVELDEAARPYCEKLKEMGLLCKETHATVIRFAPPLIIDKEDLDWAIERIKEVLSA